The following are encoded in a window of Candidatus Dormiibacterota bacterium genomic DNA:
- a CDS encoding peptidylprolyl isomerase: protein MFALEEILMVRALALLGKAAPLVLLAALPALAATVGNASLVPVVQAEQARSLGGGVLAAALASPNEIVAVRAALAIGRTKRAAGEPLLAAHLHDARAAVRAMSLYGIGLIASGRRSAAILAGMNDANGAVRFAALDALDRYAAAGRLPKADVLGAFEAVARRLRYDRDATVRARAAATLESFTTTFYAPLAAPALVEAVNGDRSRRVRRFAMWSVFRGYARLVPHAFLARALHDRDEVVRIEAVRAIGKRGEASDLALVLPLLHDPSWRVQEQAGETLRALHGLPPTQHWTEIPAYVHVPAPRPDSLAALPARARTPARGRPRRPQPSGAILQPALDPTTAAAMGGPAPGPHPRVRIVTTKGNVYVTLFPEWAPMTVENFLNLANRGYYDRNRWFRIVPDFVVQTGDPNDNGNGDAGYAIGAEENPIAQGSYVISMGMNYTTGPNAHAIRDSAGTQYYITLSPQLHLDRDFTVFGRVTSGFNVLGRLVESDRVLRVERVRDERLP, encoded by the coding sequence TTGTTTGCTTTGGAGGAGATATTGATGGTTCGCGCGCTCGCTTTACTCGGGAAGGCCGCTCCACTGGTGCTTTTGGCGGCCTTGCCGGCGCTCGCAGCCACAGTAGGGAACGCCAGCCTGGTCCCGGTCGTCCAAGCCGAGCAAGCACGCTCGCTCGGCGGAGGAGTTTTGGCAGCTGCCCTCGCCTCGCCCAACGAGATCGTCGCGGTCCGGGCGGCGCTGGCCATCGGCAGGACCAAGCGTGCTGCCGGGGAGCCGCTGCTGGCAGCTCACCTCCACGATGCGCGAGCCGCCGTGCGCGCGATGAGCCTCTACGGGATCGGATTGATCGCGAGCGGACGCCGGAGCGCGGCGATCCTCGCCGGCATGAACGACGCAAACGGAGCGGTGCGTTTCGCCGCGCTAGATGCCTTGGACCGCTATGCCGCGGCCGGGCGTCTTCCGAAAGCCGACGTGCTCGGCGCGTTCGAAGCCGTCGCCCGCCGGCTTCGCTACGACCGCGATGCCACCGTGCGCGCACGGGCCGCGGCGACGCTCGAATCTTTCACCACGACCTTCTACGCGCCGCTCGCCGCGCCGGCGCTGGTAGAGGCGGTCAACGGCGATCGCTCGCGGCGGGTACGCCGCTTTGCGATGTGGTCGGTCTTTCGCGGATATGCGCGGCTCGTGCCGCACGCTTTTCTCGCGCGCGCGTTGCATGACCGCGACGAGGTCGTGCGCATCGAGGCGGTGCGTGCGATCGGCAAGCGCGGCGAGGCGAGCGATCTCGCGCTCGTGCTGCCGTTGCTGCACGATCCGTCGTGGCGCGTTCAAGAGCAAGCCGGTGAAACGCTTCGCGCGCTCCACGGGCTGCCGCCGACCCAGCACTGGACCGAGATCCCCGCCTACGTACACGTTCCCGCGCCGCGTCCGGATTCGTTGGCGGCCTTGCCCGCTCGCGCGCGCACGCCCGCACGCGGCCGTCCGCGGCGGCCGCAGCCGTCCGGCGCGATCCTGCAGCCCGCGCTCGATCCTACGACCGCTGCGGCGATGGGCGGGCCGGCTCCGGGGCCGCATCCGCGCGTACGCATCGTCACGACCAAGGGGAACGTGTACGTCACGCTCTTCCCCGAATGGGCGCCGATGACGGTCGAGAACTTCTTGAACCTCGCGAACCGCGGCTACTACGACCGCAATCGCTGGTTTCGCATCGTTCCCGATTTCGTCGTGCAGACCGGCGACCCGAACGACAACGGCAACGGCGACGCCGGCTATGCCATCGGCGCGGAAGAGAACCCGATCGCACAGGGCAGCTACGTGATCTCGATGGGGATGAACTATACGACCGGCCCGAACGCGCACGCCATTCGCGATTCGGCCGGGACGCAGTACTACATCACGCTCTCACCGCAGCTGCACCTGGACCGGGATTTCACGGTCTTCGGACGGGTGACGAGCGGGTTCAACGTGCTCGGCCGCCTCGTGGAGTCCGATCGCGTCCTGCGCGTCGAGCGCGTCAGGGACGAGCGGCTCCCGTGA
- the dtd gene encoding D-aminoacyl-tRNA deacylase codes for MRAVVQRVSRAAVRVGERTVGEIAGGLAVLLGVGDGDTEHDARWMAEKIANLRIFRDDAGLMNRSLLETGGDALLVSQFTLYGDARRGRRPSFVAAAKEPLASELYRRTGAELERLGVRVAYGEFGADMDVELVNQGPVTILLDSKPSRTSPDDVPA; via the coding sequence GTGCGCGCGGTAGTGCAGCGCGTCTCCCGCGCCGCCGTGCGCGTCGGCGAGCGGACCGTTGGTGAGATCGCAGGCGGCCTCGCCGTCCTGCTCGGCGTCGGCGACGGCGACACGGAGCACGACGCACGCTGGATGGCGGAGAAGATCGCGAACCTGCGCATCTTTCGCGACGATGCCGGCCTCATGAATCGCTCGCTGCTGGAAACCGGCGGCGACGCGCTGCTCGTCTCGCAGTTCACGCTGTACGGCGACGCTCGCAGAGGCCGGCGGCCGTCCTTCGTTGCCGCGGCGAAGGAGCCGCTCGCGAGCGAGCTCTACCGTCGCACGGGTGCCGAGCTCGAGCGCCTGGGGGTGCGCGTGGCCTACGGCGAGTTCGGTGCCGACATGGATGTCGAGCTCGTCAACCAGGGCCCGGTGACGATCCTCCTCGATTCGAAGCCGTCCCGCACGTCACCCGACGACGTGCCGGCGTGA
- a CDS encoding proline dehydrogenase family protein encodes MIERLVAPGSSFQKRFFFLARRFVAGETIDSAIAAVRGLNDAGMAASLDFLGEDVLDRATATRTTSTYIAMLDAIGSSGVRSNVSVKLTAIGILIDEGFALENLVRILERAKSNADPFVRIDMEGSALTERTLALFERAFRLHDNVGIVLQAMLKRTAADVERAIALGARVRLCKGAYRESSAVAYAAMPEIRAAYARLAEILLVRGTYPGIATHDRRLIAAVTDAVRRDAIATDRFEFQMLYGCRPQLQRRLVAEGYRMRIYVPFGTHWAGYFYRRVAERRENALFAFSSIFSR; translated from the coding sequence GTGATCGAACGGCTAGTCGCCCCCGGCTCCTCGTTTCAAAAGCGCTTCTTCTTTCTCGCTCGGCGCTTCGTCGCAGGCGAGACGATCGACTCCGCGATCGCTGCCGTGCGCGGACTCAACGATGCGGGAATGGCCGCCTCGCTCGATTTTCTCGGCGAGGACGTGCTCGACCGGGCGACGGCCACGAGGACGACCTCTACGTATATCGCAATGCTCGATGCGATAGGCTCCTCCGGCGTACGCAGCAACGTCTCGGTGAAGCTCACGGCGATCGGGATACTGATCGACGAGGGATTCGCGCTGGAAAACCTCGTCCGCATCCTCGAACGCGCGAAGAGCAACGCCGACCCGTTCGTGCGGATCGACATGGAAGGCAGCGCGCTCACCGAACGCACCCTCGCGCTCTTCGAGCGTGCCTTCAGGCTGCACGACAACGTCGGCATCGTTCTTCAGGCGATGCTCAAACGCACCGCTGCCGATGTGGAGCGTGCGATCGCGCTCGGCGCGCGCGTGCGCCTGTGCAAAGGAGCGTATCGCGAGTCCTCCGCAGTTGCCTACGCCGCGATGCCGGAGATCCGCGCCGCGTACGCGCGCCTCGCCGAGATCCTTCTCGTGCGTGGGACCTATCCCGGCATCGCAACCCACGACCGCCGCTTGATCGCGGCGGTCACGGACGCCGTGCGCCGCGACGCCATCGCGACCGATCGGTTCGAGTTTCAAATGCTCTACGGCTGTCGCCCGCAGCTCCAGCGCCGGCTCGTCGCCGAGGGGTACCGCATGCGCATCTACGTGCCGTTCGGAACGCACTGGGCTGGATATTTCTATCGCCGCGTCGCCGAACGCCGCGAAAACGCGCTCTTCGCGTTCTCGTCGATCTTCAGCCGGTGA
- a CDS encoding ABC transporter permease subunit → MKREGAALLFPLFLVLLVAAVALPILSVLLAVSPGEVIAAFGAPHVRDAVRTSFLASLMATAAASVLGVPAGYAIAHARARVRMAALFALALPLAFPPVASGVMLLSFLRATPVPETLVGVATAEFFVSGSFVAIAAAAAFSVLDPIYADAARTLGASEWRIFLRVALPAAAGNVGAGIAFAWLRAIGEYGATSIVAYHPSSLPVQVYVTLSASGVREALALCYGFVVLAAIVLVLQWILRRSMVQ, encoded by the coding sequence ATGAAGCGTGAAGGGGCAGCTCTCCTCTTCCCGCTCTTCCTCGTGCTGCTCGTGGCAGCGGTTGCGCTCCCGATTCTTTCCGTGTTGCTCGCCGTTTCGCCCGGCGAGGTGATCGCGGCATTCGGCGCGCCGCACGTGCGCGATGCCGTGCGCACGTCGTTTCTTGCGTCCTTGATGGCGACCGCCGCGGCGAGCGTGCTCGGCGTGCCCGCGGGGTACGCGATCGCGCATGCCCGGGCGCGCGTTCGCATGGCGGCGCTGTTCGCTCTCGCGCTCCCGCTCGCGTTTCCGCCGGTCGCGTCGGGAGTCATGCTCCTCTCCTTCCTTCGCGCGACGCCGGTGCCGGAGACGCTCGTGGGCGTTGCGACCGCGGAGTTCTTCGTTTCGGGCTCGTTCGTCGCCATCGCCGCAGCGGCGGCATTTTCCGTCCTCGACCCGATTTACGCCGACGCGGCGCGTACGTTGGGCGCAAGCGAATGGCGCATCTTCTTGCGCGTCGCCCTTCCCGCTGCGGCCGGCAACGTCGGGGCCGGCATTGCATTCGCGTGGCTGCGCGCGATCGGAGAGTATGGCGCCACGAGCATCGTCGCATACCACCCCTCCTCGCTGCCCGTGCAGGTATACGTCACGCTTTCGGCATCGGGGGTACGCGAAGCGCTCGCGCTATGCTATGGATTCGTGGTGCTCGCGGCGATCGTACTCGTTCTCCAGTGGATTCTTCGCCGCAGCATGGTACAGTAA
- a CDS encoding response regulator — MDQERRWRVLVADDDPAICMLIETVLRRGPYEIRACADGESAVQTFEREGPFDMLICDFMLPGISGLDVIERVRAREDGTLPILMISGHTTHAVDRARHAGADLFLNKPFTLSQLRGAVAALLAPRSSAT, encoded by the coding sequence GTGGACCAGGAGCGTCGCTGGAGAGTACTGGTCGCGGACGACGATCCGGCGATCTGCATGCTGATCGAGACCGTCCTGCGCAGGGGCCCGTACGAGATCAGAGCGTGCGCGGACGGCGAGAGCGCCGTGCAAACGTTCGAGCGAGAGGGCCCGTTCGATATGCTGATCTGCGACTTCATGCTGCCGGGGATATCGGGCCTCGACGTCATCGAGCGCGTACGCGCACGCGAAGACGGCACGCTGCCGATCTTGATGATCAGCGGGCATACGACGCATGCCGTGGACCGCGCTCGCCACGCCGGCGCCGATCTCTTTCTGAACAAGCCGTTCACGCTCTCGCAACTGCGCGGTGCAGTTGCGGCGCTCCTCGCGCCGCGCTCGTCCGCCACGTAG
- a CDS encoding manganese efflux pump: protein MIAAALKVLVIAVSLGLDVFAVSVGVGVRGVALPVKIRIGVAFAAAEVGMNLAGAGLGIAAGHAIGDVAGYFGFAALFALGSYMVFESFREAAARRPIDMSRGWGLLLASLSISLDSLGIGFSILYIGVPLVETLAVIAIVSVASTSAGLTLGKRLGRRIEERAELVGGILLAFTGVLFAVLKALHAG from the coding sequence GTGATCGCAGCCGCGCTCAAGGTCCTGGTCATTGCCGTCTCCCTAGGGCTCGACGTCTTCGCCGTGAGCGTCGGCGTCGGCGTACGCGGCGTAGCGCTCCCGGTCAAGATTCGCATCGGTGTCGCCTTTGCGGCCGCCGAGGTCGGCATGAACCTCGCCGGCGCCGGCCTCGGCATCGCGGCCGGGCATGCAATCGGCGACGTGGCCGGCTACTTCGGCTTTGCCGCACTGTTCGCGCTCGGCAGCTACATGGTCTTCGAAAGCTTTCGCGAAGCTGCGGCACGACGACCGATCGACATGTCGCGCGGCTGGGGTCTCCTCCTGGCCTCGCTTTCGATCAGCCTGGATTCGCTCGGCATCGGCTTCTCGATTCTCTACATCGGCGTTCCGCTCGTCGAGACGCTTGCCGTCATCGCAATCGTGTCGGTTGCGTCGACGAGCGCCGGGTTGACGCTCGGCAAGCGGCTCGGGCGTCGCATCGAAGAGCGCGCGGAGCTCGTCGGCGGCATCCTCCTGGCGTTCACCGGCGTGCTTTTTGCCGTACTCAAGGCACTGCACGCCGGATAG
- a CDS encoding DUF1611 domain-containing protein, translating to MVVGAALLDDVRAAGATAVAIVGTGKNVGKTVTMRALYEAAVARGMHVGVVSAGRDGEAIDVIDRNPKPRLWLVPGTWIASAVRTTRLLERVELPGGVIETACGPLQLARVIEADYYELVGPPTVSGLRLAVEALRERCELVLVDGAIDRLATISGGEDAVIVACGAAAAPTMTDAVEDVRTLVTRLQLPPVDEREPALRIGGALLPDVAAALLAAAEQRQVVVRSPAAVALSGRLAQRAFAQLRLRCEQTVNVIAVTIAPEAARRTFDPRTFLGAVAQATGLPAYDVYAGTCAKPATWIR from the coding sequence GTGGTAGTTGGTGCCGCCTTGCTCGACGACGTGCGCGCCGCCGGCGCGACGGCGGTCGCGATCGTCGGTACCGGCAAGAACGTCGGGAAGACCGTCACGATGCGCGCGCTGTACGAAGCGGCGGTCGCGCGCGGAATGCACGTGGGTGTCGTCAGCGCGGGGCGCGATGGCGAAGCGATCGACGTCATCGATCGCAATCCGAAGCCTCGTCTTTGGCTCGTGCCGGGAACCTGGATCGCAAGCGCCGTCCGCACGACGCGTCTCCTCGAGCGCGTCGAGCTCCCGGGCGGCGTCATCGAGACCGCGTGCGGCCCGCTGCAGCTCGCACGCGTCATCGAGGCGGATTACTACGAGCTCGTCGGTCCGCCGACGGTCTCCGGATTGCGCCTCGCGGTGGAGGCGCTGCGCGAGCGATGCGAGCTCGTGCTCGTCGACGGAGCGATCGATCGCCTCGCAACGATATCCGGCGGCGAGGACGCGGTCATCGTCGCATGCGGAGCCGCGGCCGCACCGACGATGACGGATGCAGTGGAGGACGTGCGCACGCTCGTCACCCGCTTGCAGCTTCCGCCGGTCGACGAGCGCGAGCCGGCGCTGCGCATCGGCGGTGCGCTGCTTCCCGACGTCGCGGCAGCGCTGCTCGCGGCTGCGGAGCAGCGCCAAGTGGTGGTGCGATCGCCGGCGGCGGTGGCTTTATCCGGAAGACTCGCGCAGCGCGCCTTCGCGCAACTGCGCTTGCGCTGCGAGCAGACCGTGAACGTGATCGCCGTCACCATAGCGCCCGAGGCGGCCCGCAGGACGTTCGATCCGCGTACCTTCCTCGGCGCGGTCGCGCAGGCGACCGGACTACCGGCGTACGATGTTTATGCGGGCACGTGCGCGAAGCCCGCGACATGGATTCGCTGA
- a CDS encoding 3-keto-5-aminohexanoate cleavage protein — translation MDSLIVTCAPVGAEVMPSQTPYLPVTPQALGETASAIRAAGASIVHVHCRNDDGTNTHAVERFAQAYDAIRSRSDLIVQFSTGGAIGMSARERAGVLDLRPEMATLTCGTVNFGDEIFENAFPLMRALLQRMNELGVRPELEIFDKGHLANARRLAREGLLAFPQHVDFVLGVPGGLEATVQNLCDLVDDLPAGCTWSVAGVGRAQLPMAMAAIAMGGHVRVGLEDNIFYSKGRLARNEELVERVARVAREAGRPIAQPQEARRILGLEPLHAPPAGIDARGS, via the coding sequence ATGGATTCGCTGATCGTCACGTGCGCGCCCGTCGGCGCGGAAGTCATGCCGAGCCAGACGCCGTACCTGCCCGTGACGCCGCAGGCGCTGGGTGAGACCGCATCCGCCATTCGCGCCGCCGGAGCATCGATCGTCCACGTGCACTGCCGCAACGACGACGGCACGAACACGCACGCCGTCGAGCGCTTCGCCCAGGCGTACGACGCCATTCGTTCCCGGAGCGATCTCATCGTGCAGTTCTCGACCGGCGGAGCGATCGGGATGAGCGCTCGCGAACGAGCGGGCGTACTGGATCTGCGACCCGAGATGGCGACGCTGACGTGCGGCACGGTCAACTTCGGCGACGAGATCTTCGAGAACGCCTTTCCGCTCATGCGCGCGCTCTTGCAGCGCATGAACGAGCTCGGCGTGCGGCCCGAGCTGGAAATCTTCGACAAGGGGCATCTCGCGAACGCCCGCCGGCTCGCGCGCGAAGGGTTGCTCGCATTTCCGCAGCACGTCGACTTCGTGCTCGGCGTTCCCGGCGGCCTCGAGGCCACCGTCCAAAACCTCTGCGATCTCGTCGACGACCTTCCCGCGGGCTGCACATGGTCGGTCGCCGGCGTCGGCCGCGCGCAGCTCCCGATGGCCATGGCGGCGATTGCGATGGGCGGACACGTGCGCGTAGGCCTCGAGGACAACATCTTTTACAGCAAGGGGCGCCTTGCACGAAACGAAGAGTTGGTCGAGCGCGTCGCGCGCGTCGCGCGAGAGGCGGGACGTCCCATCGCGCAGCCGCAGGAGGCGCGGCGAATCCTCGGACTCGAGCCGCTTCACGCGCCCCCGGCAGGCATTGACGCCCGCGGTTCGTAA
- a CDS encoding ABC transporter permease, producing the protein MRRTLQAIPLLILISMILFGITNNAPGGALAPYLQNPHITPADIARLKHNLGLDQPLPVQYFHWVGHAIRGDFGWSTSNAEPVFDAIMQRFGATVELMGASLLVALTLGLAAGIFSAVLPYSVWDYIITGFAFFGQSMPIFWFALMLQLGLAVHGIPLPGGYMIQLPSAGISSLDTFNLGDRLDHLVLPTIALSFLSLALYSRFTRSSMLEVLSADYIRTAAAKGLPFHTILLKHGLKNALIPVVTIVAISLPSLIAGAVVTETIFAWPGMGRLFINALQQGDIALLMGYLCLVSVLVVFSNLLADVAYAWLDPRVKYD; encoded by the coding sequence GTGCGGCGAACGCTACAGGCGATCCCGCTGTTGATATTGATCTCGATGATCCTCTTCGGGATTACGAACAACGCGCCGGGTGGCGCGCTCGCGCCGTATTTGCAGAACCCGCACATCACGCCCGCCGACATCGCGCGGCTCAAGCACAATCTGGGTCTGGACCAGCCGCTGCCCGTTCAGTACTTCCATTGGGTCGGCCACGCGATACGTGGCGATTTCGGGTGGTCGACGAGCAACGCGGAGCCGGTTTTCGACGCGATTATGCAGCGATTCGGCGCGACGGTCGAGCTCATGGGCGCGTCGCTCTTGGTCGCGCTTACGCTCGGACTTGCCGCCGGCATCTTTTCGGCCGTGCTACCGTACTCCGTGTGGGATTACATCATCACGGGCTTTGCGTTCTTCGGACAGTCGATGCCGATCTTCTGGTTTGCGCTTATGCTCCAGCTCGGCCTCGCCGTGCACGGCATTCCGCTTCCCGGCGGGTACATGATCCAGCTTCCTTCGGCCGGAATCTCGAGCTTGGATACGTTCAATCTCGGGGACCGGCTCGATCATCTCGTCTTGCCCACGATCGCGCTCTCCTTTCTCTCGCTCGCGCTCTATAGCCGATTTACGCGCTCGTCAATGCTCGAAGTGCTGAGCGCGGATTACATCCGAACCGCGGCCGCCAAAGGTTTGCCGTTCCACACGATCCTCTTGAAACACGGGCTCAAGAACGCGCTGATCCCGGTGGTCACGATCGTCGCGATTTCTTTGCCGTCGTTGATCGCAGGTGCCGTCGTCACGGAGACGATCTTCGCGTGGCCCGGCATGGGGCGGCTTTTCATCAACGCGCTCCAGCAAGGCGACATCGCGTTGCTCATGGGCTACCTGTGCTTGGTATCGGTGCTCGTGGTTTTCAGTAATCTCTTGGCGGACGTTGCGTATGCCTGGCTCGACCCGCGCGTGAAATACGACTGA
- a CDS encoding ABC transporter permease — translation MDAVPMNASAEPDEVAYVKVTFWRRFRRHRLAVVALAVLTIMVLSAVLAPALSHLGGFADPNAIDEVNWQGNPLPPCFQNVSLCAHHFLGTDEVGRDLYARLLFGARISLTLAVTAVLMEITIGTLLGALAGYYGGIVDYLLMRITDVFLSIPILPLLLVLTGIVTEKFSSKAALNFGTIVLIVGALSWPSVARLVRASFLTLREREFAEAARAVGNGDARIIFRHLLPNAVAPIVVQATLDVANIIILESTLDFLGFGIQPPTASWGNMLANAQANVESAWWAAVFPGLCILVTTLAINFIGDGLRDALDPNMK, via the coding sequence ATGGACGCCGTTCCGATGAACGCCTCGGCCGAACCGGACGAAGTCGCATACGTCAAGGTCACGTTTTGGCGACGCTTCCGGCGACACCGTCTCGCCGTCGTCGCGCTCGCGGTATTGACGATCATGGTGCTCAGTGCGGTCCTTGCGCCGGCGCTCTCGCACCTCGGCGGCTTCGCCGATCCGAACGCGATCGACGAAGTCAACTGGCAGGGCAATCCCCTTCCACCGTGCTTCCAAAACGTCAGCCTCTGCGCGCATCATTTCCTCGGGACCGACGAGGTCGGACGCGATCTGTACGCGCGGCTGCTCTTCGGCGCGCGCATCTCGCTGACGCTCGCGGTGACCGCCGTCCTCATGGAGATAACGATCGGCACTTTGCTCGGCGCGCTCGCCGGGTACTACGGCGGCATCGTCGACTACCTCTTGATGCGCATCACCGACGTCTTTCTCTCGATTCCGATCCTGCCACTGCTGCTCGTGCTCACCGGAATCGTGACCGAGAAGTTCTCGTCGAAGGCCGCGCTCAACTTCGGCACGATCGTCCTGATCGTGGGCGCTCTCTCGTGGCCCTCGGTCGCGCGTCTCGTTCGCGCGTCGTTCCTGACGTTGCGCGAGCGAGAGTTCGCGGAGGCGGCGCGCGCCGTCGGAAACGGCGACGCACGGATCATCTTCCGTCACCTCTTGCCCAACGCGGTCGCACCCATCGTCGTCCAGGCAACGCTCGACGTCGCCAACATCATCATCTTGGAGTCGACGCTGGATTTTCTCGGCTTCGGCATCCAGCCCCCCACCGCGTCGTGGGGCAACATGCTGGCCAACGCTCAGGCAAATGTCGAGTCGGCGTGGTGGGCGGCGGTCTTTCCGGGCCTGTGCATCCTCGTGACGACGCTCGCCATCAACTTCATCGGTGACGGCCTGCGCGACGCCCTTGACCCCAACATGAAGTAA